The segment agaagatcacatcaggatgtgtggcgactagttttgtcaattcaaatgatcaactagtagatatttttactaaatctctcagaggtcctagaattaaatacattcgtaacaagcttggtgcatataacatatatgctccagcttgagggggagtgttagatagtgtacatttatttaggttatttacttttccttttccttttccttttccttttctttccttattgtattgtgggtcctactaacatgtgtatatatatacccaagtccaatgtgtattattaacagttttttaataacaaaaattagggattctcccttttctctcttttcacatcaATGAATTGTAATGAGCATTGTCCTACCTATCTTCACCTGTGcttatagatttattttattagactaatatatatatatattcctttttgGATCTGTGCATGTATGTATTTTGGATTGTGTGCTTGTTCATAGGATTTCACGTCCTATATGCAATTATACTTATTATTTCAATGTAATGAAATGGttgtttctgattttaaaaagtcAACTTATTAAAGTGATGTGAGCAATTGTCGATCAAATACTAATCATCTtcatcctttaagttcttcatAGTAAAGTTTTGACAATCCTGCATGTGTGCTATTTCCATGACTCAGGGACTCTTCTCTCCACTCACACACCTTGATTTGAGTTTACTTCTTTGACTATTACATGGTTCTAAATTTTGGAGTTTCCACTGTTATATAGGTGCATCCATGTGGTCAATACCGTAAAAACACTGTTGTTGGCATCCTTCAGGCGGAGCATGGCTTGGCACCTCTATTTCGTATCCAAACAAATTATCTTTGATAGCAACTATTGTGATTGTACTTGAACATAATCCACATAAGTTTCTAATTCATCacaaaaaggggggaaaaaaagaagaagaaaggacaAAGAAGAAGTCTTAAGTGTGTTTTCTTGTTCAAATTATTCATCTGCTTATTTTTCTGGTAAAGTGTTGCTACTCTGGATTTCTTTCCTTCCCTTGACGCTAATGTCAGCGATCCATAGGCTAGACCGCCTAGTTTCAGGACTCCTGATCTTGGCCAGAAGTGCTTCTAAGGCTGACAGTTTTAGGCAACAGGTTAGCTTTATAATGCTCATATTTGTTTATCTAAAACTTGAAGTAGGAAAAAACTGAGTTCCTTTTTCTTGTAACCCTATGGCTTGCTATTGGGTGTACTTATGTTATAGTTTTAGCTGTTTGCTATTGGGTATTACATGTTTTTACCTTACATGTGACATTTTGCACAGTGGAGACTCATCATATCCCTTTCGTTATGTACAGCATGTTTGATAATAACTTTATCTTTCTATTTCAGTATATGTAGTGAATATAGTTAGGCAGATCCACAAActtgtttttatgatttttttgtttttagttgtaTCACTAACCATGTATGCCTAATTGTAAGAATACTTGGATTTGtttgatgaattttaaattttttcagaAATATGTTGTCATCATTTCAAtccatatatacatatattgaaATTGTATTTAGATAAAAGAACTATTAGATACTCAGTACATATGCTTGGATTTTTCCTTCTGgatagttatataaatattttaaaagaaaagtaaagtTGTTAACATCTTAAATAAAACCCGGTTACTGCAGATTGAAGCTGGGATGGTGCAGAAACAGTATATTGCAAAGGTCACTGGGGTATTTCCTGATGATGAGGTATTCTTTTGTCCAGGCTCTGGTCATGCAATTCATGTGAAAGTAAATATGTGatgaaagaaacaataaaaCAGACAAATATGCATGGTTGTTCATGCTATTACCTTCCTACTTTGTGTGCTGAAAATATTCAAAGATGTGTGCTTAGCAGTGCCCAAACCACGGGCATCAAATCATGTGTTTTCTCAAATTCTGCTTTTCAACTCTGTCTCAGAACTTTGTGTATATCATTGCCATGTGTGTGATTTtacctttctctttttctcatcCATGGATAAGGTGCTGGACATTTGTATCATTctctgctctctctctctcatctgtGGATGAGGTGCTCAAcatttttatatcattctttgTGATCTTACTTTTGTTGCTTAAGACAACACCCTTGAAGTTCAGAATATATTGATTAGTTAGGTTATATTGCTTTGTATCTTTAAGTTGCCATTAGATATTTATTTCTTCTTACATTCTCTCTTGGAATCCTTAATAGCATTCTAGAATACTTGTCAACTGAGTCATAATAACAAGGGGCTAAATTCACCTGTTTGCCAATATTATGTTGTTGAGGCAGTTGTTATAATGGACACTATTTAGCAGAACCTAAAATCTGTTGCATTCATTTACATGTATGCATTTTTTGGGGAAGTTGTACCTCTAAATTTTGCTTAATGGTAAGGAgactaagtttttttttttttcctgtttgaTAATTATAGTTTTTCTTTGCAGCAAGTTGTCAATGTGAATGTAAATTATAATGCTCGGGAAGGAAGAAGCACAGTAGAGGCAAGGCTTTCCACTCAACCACTTAACTTTTATAGATAGTTGTTGATAACTGTGAATGGAAGAAGTGAAATCTACACTAGTAGCCTTGCAATTGACCAATGTCTAAAATAGCATATTGTATGTAATGTCTAAAGTAGcatattgaatttttctttcccatgGTACATGCTTTGTTCTATTTCAATAATTAACTGCCTCAAGTGTCGTTCTTTGTTCCTTTTCAGTGCTTTGTTAAGATAGTGACTTTTTACTGGTGTTACATCCATTTTTTACCAAACTCCTTGCCATATTTAATTCATTGCTGAATGGTTAGTTGAGGCATTTTCATTGAATAAACATATATCAATCATATTTGCTTAATTTGGAAGCATCGTTCCTTTATGCAGGTTGGCAACTGTTGTGGCAATACTCCCTTGAAGGGAAAGTCAGCCTGTACAAAGTTTACTAGGATTAGTACCAATGGAACTCATAGCATTGTTTTGTGTGAACCAATCACTGGTCGAACTCATCAAGTAAGAACATTTATAGTTTATCTTAAATAAGTATTTGTCTGTCCATTCTCTGATCAGGCTTTTTGGAAATATAGTTTCCCTTTTGTTGGTTCTGCTTTGTAGTTAGTAATTATGAATAATTCTATAATTCTTTTACCATGGCTTAAAGAAAGAAGTAGCTCACTTCCATCATTCTTTTTATGTAAGTCAGAAATATTCTCATCCTTATGAATGATTTTATAGCTTACATTTGCATATATTGCTTCATAAGAAGAAACAGTGTTTCCCtattttgttggaatttttttagaagtaaTCATATTTCATCAACTGTCCTGCAttttattttcagaaatttCAGTGACAATCCCATAAACTGATTGGAGAAATAGTAACTCCTATaccaaaattttgttaaaacttTGATCATTTAAACATAAATTATCATATTCAGATCAGTCTCTCTTTGGTGTAGATTCGAGTTCATTTACAATATACAGGCCATCCAATAGCCAATGATATGCTCTACCTCTCCGAATTTGCTGTTGATCGTTCTACTAAAGGATTGAGTGCTGATAGAGATGCAGCTAATTCAGGCTGTTCTCTGCCATCCAGTTCTCCCAAAAGTTGTGTTGACGAATATTGTGATGATAATTCCACTGTAGATTTCAGCATTGATCCTATGTGTACAAATTGTCCAAATTTGGCCCCTAAAGGGTAAGAAAATTCTCCCATAACGTGATTCTTAGTTAATAGGACTTTTCAACAACCACACCCCTACCCCCCTTTTTCTCAAATAAGACCATGCAAATGTAATTTCAGATACTTCACTAAATATGCCTTTATGTGATGGgtcatttattattatctgACATTTCTAGCTTCCTCTGAATGTTGCTGCTGAAATTGCAGATATGATGAGGATGAAGAGGGTTTATGGTTACACTGCGTTAGATACTCCGGGCCTGATTGGGTTTATGAATGCCCACATCCAGAGTGGGCATCGCATGACTAACTGTTCTTTCCCTCTTTTAGAAGAAACGGTATTGCTCTTTCTTTCTCATCCAAAATTGTGTGTGAATTGTAGACATAGCTAATCCAGGAAGGGTCCAACTAGATTTCTTTATACCAATACATAATTCTACAATTACTAGACATATGAGCAAGAACATAGTcactaattttgatttcaattttttgaaggGGGGAGGCTTCATCAGCGGCAGCCCCTTTTAGTTGACAGCCAACGGAGTTAAAACTTGGAGCAGGCATTCTATTAGAGGATACTACCCTCGCATTTGGATACAATTTTGTTGATGTTTCCTCTGTTTGGGATGGGCTGCTATTTCAATGTGTAAGGACTCTATGTGCTTTTGTTATTTCAATTAAAGAAGGGCCTTTTATGATGTAGCTGTGTCCAGTTATCTCCCAAAAACTGTGGAGCATGGTTCAAGGGGTGAACAATTTCTTCCTTTCTGtctccctttttttattttttatttttgaaaaaaaaaaaaaatcctttttcgGTTCTATTGGGTGGCAAGCAGGTGGTGTTAGAAGATGAGGCAGAGAAACAGAGTGGGAGTCTGTGTTGTAAGTGTGCAACCAACTGGGTGGCTGGTTCTGGCCTCTTCATTGGTAGCTGTCCGGATGTTGTATCGAGCAGGTGCATCCCACTGTTGGATGGTTTTAGAGAAATGAT is part of the Vitis riparia cultivar Riparia Gloire de Montpellier isolate 1030 chromosome 17, EGFV_Vit.rip_1.0, whole genome shotgun sequence genome and harbors:
- the LOC117904930 gene encoding RNA pseudouridine synthase 7 isoform X2, giving the protein MKRRRDEAAEMEIVWQTPANPPERRDYIFRNGKRYVRPYYFEFISHVKNRWAGKTIVDLFTEEFKGRPYDYYVNAVQSGRIQVDGEMVPVSYIVRSSQKISHFVHRHEPPVLALDVSVLQKEPDVLTICKPASVPVHPCGQYRKNTVVGILQAEHGLAPLFPIHRLDRLVSGLLILARSASKADSFRQQIEAGMVQKQYIAKVTGVFPDDEVGNCCGNTPLKGKSACTKFTRISTNGTHSIVLCEPITGRTHQIRVHLQYTGHPIANDMLYLSEFAVDRSTKGLSADRDAANSGCSLPSSSPKSCVDEYCDDNSTVDFSIDPMCTNCPNLAPKGYDEDEEGLWLHCVRYSGPDWVYECPHPEWASHD
- the LOC117904930 gene encoding RNA pseudouridine synthase 7 isoform X1, which translates into the protein MKRRRDEAAEMEIVWQTPANPPERRDYIFRNGKRYVRPYYFEFISHVKNRWAGKTIVDLFTEEFKGRPYDYYVNAVQSGRIQVDGEMVPVSYIVRSSQKISHFVHRHEPPVLALDVSVLQKEPDVLTICKPASVPVHPCGQYRKNTVVGILQAEHGLAPLFPIHRLDRLVSGLLILARSASKADSFRQQIEAGMVQKQYIAKVTGVFPDDEQVVNVNVNYNAREGRSTVEVGNCCGNTPLKGKSACTKFTRISTNGTHSIVLCEPITGRTHQIRVHLQYTGHPIANDMLYLSEFAVDRSTKGLSADRDAANSGCSLPSSSPKSCVDEYCDDNSTVDFSIDPMCTNCPNLAPKGYDEDEEGLWLHCVRYSGPDWVYECPHPEWASHD